The sequence TATGGGCGGGACGGTGGTTTGGGTCTTAACTCTTTTATTCCTGCTAATCTTCGTGGGTCTGTTTGGTATAACATCATAGAGATTGGACGCGACCTAATGAAAATTGGCGTGAATATTGAATCGTTTTTTGAGAAAAAGCTAGGTGATGGGAAAGATGTGCTGTTTTGGCATGATGTCTGGACAGGTTCGAGTTGCTTTAAAGATCGTTTCCCAAGGTTATACAGGTTGGAGCAGGAGCAACTAGTCTCGGTATATAATAGGGTGAAGTTTTCAAACGGGTCATGGACGTTCGAATGGAACTGGGTCAGAAACCTTACAGGCAGGCTTGGTGGCGAATTGGAGCAGCTCTCTTCATTAACCGCGAATGGGCCGCCTCTCGGAAATGGTAACTCGACGTGGAAGTGGGTGTTGGACAATAAGTGCACTTATAATACGCATATAGTTGCTGTCAAAATCGATGCAGCTATCCTTCCATCTTGCACCTCACCACTTGGGACTCTAAAAAATAACCTGCTTCCACAAAAAGTTGGCATTTTTGTTTGGCGGGCTATGCGTGAGAGGATTCCTACAAGGGATGAGCTGAATAAGCGTGGCATCGACCTCGATACACTTTTATGTCCGTGTTGCAACAATGAAGAAGAATCTGTGAATCACGCTATTACATCTTGTAGGCTCGCTAAAGATGTTTGGCAAGGTATCCATAGTTGGTGGAATCTAGCCGTTCCGGGTAACATGAATATCTCAAACGCATTCCTAGGTGATGGTGATAGTCTCATGTTGGATCCCGTAAAGAGGGCTTGGCAAGCGGTTCAATGGGTCACCGGATACCTCATTTGGAAGAATAGGAACTTCAAAGTCTTTGGCAAAGATTCATGGGCACCTTCAAAGGTCATATGCGAAATTCAAGTTAAAACGTACGAGTGGATTTCTAACCGATCGAAGAAACATCCCCTCTCTTGGCTACCGTGGCTATCAAATCCGAGGAGTTTAGGATATCCGGATTCCTTCAACATCGATCCGGGCTGAATGTCGAAATTATGTGCTTCGTGTAAATTGTATATTGTATAGCTTGTGTATTCATAGCATTGGTAGTGTGCTTTATGTGTGAATCTGTCTTGCAGTTGAATGTTGACTGCAAAAACAACCTTGTAcagtttctatatatatatatatatatataatacataaccagcctttcaaaaaaaaaaaaaaaaaaaaaaaaaaaatgaaaaacaccGACGCAAAGTGAAAAATGCCGGTTATCGGTGTTTTCATAGAAAACGCGGACGAAATATGTCTACCGGTGAACTAAACCGTTATGTTGTTTATTCACCGACAATGATTTTTCTTAAATCGTTTGAAACGGTCAGTCAATTACATGCATGTTAGTCTACTTTTTACATTTTATAATATCTACTTTTCTTCTGTTGTCCTCATCAATCTGAATAGCATTTGACGCGAGAAAAAAATAAATTGCCAACGTAGACCAATTTGTTCCATTGGTTTAACTTTCCAATTAAATATTGTACCATTTTCAACCTATAATTATCTCAATGATTATTATACTTGATTAACTGTGCAAGTGTCCATTAAATCCCAAATGTGGCCAGAAAAAAAACATACAATAATGATGGACCAAGTAAAAATAATACAGTAAGTAGTAGTCATTAGGACCATCTAATTAACAAAATTAGTTTCATAGCATCTTTGGGACTTATTTTATGGAAAGTTTGGATATGCAATTTTTACTAGAAATCGTAATCTAAATAGTTTATTACGGATTCAAGTTATAATAATCGTCGTATGTTACAGAAAACAAGATCTACACATTAGTGATACctgcataatcataatcataatcataataacaatcataatcaaaTATCATATATATTGGAGAAAACCAAATCTTTAAGTCACAATATTATATCCGAGTAAATTAAGTATGCATATCAGCTAGATAATTGGAGTAACCACAAAAAAGAATCAGATTATTTAAGAGTCTGAGTTACAACATTATTAACAAGAACACGCATATCTAGTAAAGGCATAATTATTTAATTACTGCTAAGATGAAATAAAAATATCTTTTTTTCCCTTTGAGAGGTATACCAATCATATAAAAATCCCAAATCAAAACAATTACGGAGTAATCATAAATCTGGGCATGATTCCATCTTAAAGAGGAAAACATATGATCTTGAAAAAGAGGAGAATTGAGGTAAGGGTGAAATGGTAATTTAGCCAAGAAACAGATCATGATCTGTTCATCTCATGATGAACCTCAGGGGTCTCCATAATACTTTCTAAAGAAGGTTTCCATCCTGCAACGGTACTTTTCCCATTCATTCTACTCTTTTCAATTTCACTCAAAACATCTTCTAATCTTTTACCTTTTGTGTTCTTCAACTGCAATAACAGCCACTCAAGTTCATCTTTTGCTAATACCAATTTTACCCTCATTTTACCGCTCTCCATTCCATAACTACTCCTTGTTTTCACATATTCTTCTTTTTCTTGTTCCACCATCTGCA comes from Rutidosis leptorrhynchoides isolate AG116_Rl617_1_P2 chromosome 4, CSIRO_AGI_Rlap_v1, whole genome shotgun sequence and encodes:
- the LOC139840661 gene encoding uncharacterized protein, with product MGNFMEACIQKKQTEEKPQILQMVEQEKEEYVKTRSSYGMESGKMRVKLVLAKDELEWLLLQLKNTKGKRLEDVLSEIEKSRMNGKSTVAGWKPSLESIMETPEVHHEMNRS